Proteins found in one Sorghum bicolor cultivar BTx623 chromosome 1, Sorghum_bicolor_NCBIv3, whole genome shotgun sequence genomic segment:
- the LOC8083974 gene encoding serine/threonine-protein kinase SAPK8: MAGPAPDRAALTVGPGMDMPIMHDSDRYELVRDIGSGNFGVARLMRDRRTSELVAVKYIERGEKIDENVQREIINHRSLKHPNIIRFKEVILTPTHLAIVMEYASGGELFERICKNVRFSEDEARYFFQQLISGVSYCHSMQVCHRDLKLENTLLDGSDAPRLKICDFGYSKSSVLHSQPKSTVGTPAYIAPEVLLKKEYDGKIADVWSCGVTLYVMVVGAYPFEDPEEPKNFRKTIQRILNVQYAIPDNVNISPECRHLISRIFVGDPAMRITIPEIRNHSWFLKNLPADLMDDDSMSNQYEEPDQPMQTMDQIMQILTEATIPPACSRSINVLADGLDMDDDMDDLDSDSDLDVDSSGEIVYAM; the protein is encoded by the exons ATGGCAGGGCCGGCGCCGGATCGGGCCGCCCTGACTGTGGGGCCGGGCATGGACATGCCGATCATGCACGACAGCGACCGGTACGAGCTCGTGCGCGACATCGGCTCCGGCAACTTCGGCGTTGCCCGCCTCATGCGCGACCGCCGCACCAGCGAACTCGTCGCCGTCAAGTACATAGAGCGCGGCGAGAAG ATAGATGAGAATGTCCAGCGTGAGATAATTAACCATAGATCATTGAAACACCCTAACATTATTAGGTTTAAAGAG GTTATTTTAACACCGACCCACCTTGCTATTGTCATGGAATATGCCTCTGGTGGTGAGCTTTTTGAGAGAATATGTAAGAACGTGCGATTCAGTGAAGATGAG GCTCGCTACTTCTTCCAGCAGCTCATTTCAGGAGTAAGCTACTGCCATTCAATG CAAGTATGCCACCGTGATCTGAAGCTGGAGAACACACTTCTAGATGGGAGTGATGCTCCTCGCTTGAAGATATGTGACTTCGGCTATTCCAAG TCATCTGTTCTTCATTCCCAGCCGAAGTCCACTGTTGGAACACCTGCTTATATTGCACCTGAAGTTCTGTTGAAAAAAGAATACGATGGCAAG ATTGCTGATGTTTGGTCATGTGGTGTAACCCTCTATGTAATGGTTGTTGGTGCATATCCTTTTGAAGACCCAGAAGAGCCTAAGAACTTCCGCAAGACAATTCAG CGCATCTTGAACGTTCAGTACGCAATTCCAGACAACGTGAACATATCTCCAGAGTGCAGGCATCTAATTTCGAGGATTTTTGTTGGAGATCCTGCTATG CGAATAACAATCCCTGAAATCCGGAATCATAGTTGGTTCCTGAAGAACCTTCCTGCTGATCTGATGGATGATGATAGCATGAGCAACCAATATGAGGAGCCTGACCAGCCAATGCAGACCATGGATCAGATCATGCAGATTTTGACAGAGGCCACCATACCACCTGCCTGTTCTCGCAGTATAAATGTCCTAGCTGATGGATTGGACATGGACGACGACATGGATGATCTTGACTCTGACTCAGATCTTGATGTTGACAGCAGCGGTGAGATTGTGTACGCAATGTGA